DNA from Aphis gossypii isolate Hap1 chromosome 3, ASM2018417v2, whole genome shotgun sequence:
CATTTATATACGACTTTTTTCTCATTAACTTGACcttcatgaatattttttttgtatagtgtCGGCATCTGATTAAAATAAGTAGAACCTAAATAGTCAACAAAAGATTGACCAAAGGATTTTTCCGTATATTTAACTGGCAAATTATAGGCTATATGTTCTCTTAAGTgtctgttattgttattataattcattatttttttaattgtaaataaaattgcaaaCTTCTtgtataggtatgttattGGTAGAACACCTAGTTCTATGTAATTCACTTTTGTTGAACCTACTAAAGATTttctatttagtattattcttagtatattattttgatttgtttgaagcatttttaaaacattatcttTTACACCTCCCCACACCAAAAGGCCATATTGACAGATGGACTGATAGAACGCAAAATAAATGGTACGTAAAGTTTCTACAggtaaaatatcttttagtaCAATAAATTTGTGTAATGAGTATCGCAGTTTCCCaactaaattatgtatatggaAGTTCCACCTCAAATTATTGTCGAAGATAATACCCAAATAGCGAATTTTCGAAACTTGATTAATTTGCTTACAGTCTTGCATATTGCATATCAACTGATTTTTacaattgtgtattattagaGGAAACTCGCCATAGGTAGtcttatttattgataacttCATGTACGTAGTTTTGTCTGAATTCATAGTTAAGCCCAGTTCACTTGTGCATTTGTATGTTAAATGTAGACCTTTCGTTGCTTTGAAGTATACCCCTTCCCAGCATTTATCCGAAAATAATAGACAGGTATCATCTGCGTAGGTTACTATTTTGCCATCAATGTTTAAATCACAAActgtatttatgtacaatatgaaCAAGATGGGACCCAAAACACTACCTTGTGGGACACCATATTCTATATAACCTGTGTTGCTTATTGCATCATTTAATTTCACCGTTTGCTGTCTGTTAGAGAGGTAGCTCTTAAACCAGAGgagacttttattatttattccaaaatttggtagaatttttaataggATATCGTGTTGGATAGTATCGAAGGCTTTTGCTAAGTCAATGAAAACagcaattgtttttaaacctTTATCCAGAGagtcatataaaaattgagtGGCATTATATAAGGCATTTTCAGTGCTTAGGCCTGGTCGAAATCCGTATTGgtttttagataataagttatttttctcAAGGTAAGAGATCAGCCttgctttaattattttctcaaaTATTTTGGAGAAGTTGGTCAACATTGATATAGGTCTATAATTACTTATGATTTTACGGTCACCACCTTTGAATAGAGGCTTAATAACTGCAATTTTAAACTTGTCCGGAAAAATACTACTTTCTatactcaaattaaaaatataggctagtggaataataatatattcagaaatacttttaagaattttaactgTTACCTTATCATAACCAGCAGCAGTGTCATctttaaagttttgaataattattcttaattctgatacatcaattttttctagaaaaatcTTTTCAAAGgaacatagtatattattatcattgaatttgtttaaaaccagattttgagtttttttgaattttttcgcCAAATTTTTTCCaacgtttgaaaaataattattaaatatattagacaCTTCTTTAGGATTATCATCTATATTCCATATTATGTCGTTCACTACTACAGTTTTCATTCTATCATTGTTTTTTGGATTGCTACCCGTAATCTCATTGATCAGTTTCCATGTTAATTTCGGATTATACGACACTTTactaaatttttctttataaaatttaattttggcaAGCCTCAAAAgttttgtaaatgtatttttatattttttatagtatgacGCAAGATTGACATTGTTTGGGTTTTTTTTGCACTTCATGGAGATATATTGTTTGTGACGTACTGAGCATAATAGACCTTTGGACATCCATTCTttcaatcttttatttttagagtttatattattagttgttaaGGATTCATTTATggcattcataattatattttgaaaatctgtAGTACATACATCTACCGAGTTAGATTCGTATATCTTAGtccatttttcattatacaaaatttgtttaagtttatcatagtttataacatcgatagtattaataatgtatttatttttcacaggTATAGGAATTGTAACTACAATTGAACAATGGTCAGTTATATCAGTTGGTAGAACACCCGCATTAATATTCCCGTGTGAGATATTGTTGTCTTTAATGAACACGTGATCTAAACACGAATGTTGTTGACCTAGTGGTAATCTtgtgaatacatttataaaagaacAGAAACCGGTTTCTGACAAAAGGTCTaggtaatcataattattaactgtttGTGCAccaattatgttaatattcatGTCCCCAATTAAGGTAATTACaccagaatttaaatttaaattattaaaaacatattttaatgagttAATGACATTTATACAATCAGACGAGGGTGATCggtatatacatacaacgACCTTTGtatcttttttgtttttaaatagtaaaatataatttgactaGGGAAGttgataggtataataggtacctatacttttttttttttttttgacaaaaacatgattaaataattcaacattatacccaagtagataataatataatatattatataatgggtgatttttataatacattattttgtcaatattattgttgattattagaattatattatattatattatagttacataataatatctatttatgtgTGCATTTgtatcaaatgaaaaatagtataccttaatttatataaaaaataatacaaattcataatataaaatactttcatatttatattaagggaatctaataaataataataaaatagatattaacaaatgaataattgtatacttacaatatactaaaatacaacaaaGGTAAAACCAATCCGATTTATAAATCCTGGTGAAATTGATGAGGAGacaattatctaataaaaatcacaaaataatattattattagtatgtgCATAGGTATTGACAtgtcataaattttattgatttacatttgatgtatatactttataggtacccatttttttaatagaatcagtgagtatttttatcaatgtagATACTTACTACAGATCCCTATAGTATGGAAAAAGATGAATTAGAAATAAACCTAACATAATTCGGGTTTGAtcacatgttttttttacagctCACCGAATTAATGTCTATATTCTTAAttcttatttgttattatttatgaattatgcgTGTATGTATACACATGTATTAGAATtccctaatatattatattatataaggatTTAGGGtcctataaactataatcttccaacaaaatattactatgatttgtatttattccTTGTACTTTAGTACTTATTCGCACGTGTTGAGTACAGGACACTTGGACTACGATGGCGACTGCTGAACGTTCACGGCAAAAACAATCGGCGAAACGTCACACGAATTTGGTACACTCGGAAAAATAGCAAAAAGATGTCGTCGTTTATTGTTTGGTTTAAACAGAACGGctcgaaaaaaaaagtacgagTAGTCGAGTAACGGCTGACGCCAAAACAAAATACTGACGGCAATATCGGATTACAAAGGCGACTGCTGCACGTTCACGGGAAAAACAATCGGCGACACGTCACACGAATTGAGTACACTCGGAAGGTTTAACCAATATTGCTTGttaaaacaatgtaataaGAACGTATTTAAGGACATGGATGGCGATCACGGAATAAAGATTGAATGACGAATAGTGAATACTGAATGTCTGAATACCGTAGACGGCGTAGACGAAATCTACCGAATCCGTAAAACTGTTGACAATATTGTTGATGATATGAGGCCACGAGGGTACAatgtacaaatacaaataatattgttttattcccaatatttctattattaaccACAGaatgtattaactatattaagtatattatatattattaattgattccATTATCGGTATTTATAAACGGCCACGATAAGAACACCGGGTTTACCAATACACCCGTCTGCAATGCTGTGCGTCGTGCGCGGTGTAATCGCGTTTTTACCCTcgcagttataatttatttataatattcaataccgCTGCAAATTGCAATGATTAGATATTATGTGATATGCTGCACGCTTGCACTAcacgtatacaataatacaatataatattgcaagaTCGTAgaacgtaatattttataacaaaaaatataggtgCTTTCTTATttccgatataatataatacctacatataatagtACTATTAGTACTAAACTAACTAAAGTCTCGTTggtcataaaaacataattttttcaccaatatattgataataaattctaaaattgttaAGTGTAgccttaattttgtattatattatattataattatatatcattttaacgattttaaaataaaatttgtaattatatagtaaattaataattatatacaaaaataggtacgtattcttaggaatatatttttttacaatcacAGATCAATGCGTACCTAAATCTTCAATTAGAGAGAGAAggtaaaagaaaagaaaaattatgacACGTACCTACAACATTTGTTGACTTCCACTACCTCACTATAAGTACATGTAGTTGAATGTTGACAGTAGTGACTGGGATTATAGAAAGGGTTATAATAGAGTTTAGGGAGGTGCAAGGCAAATGTCGATGTGTCCgcatgaaatgaaaaaaacaatgaaataattattttattactattgccACCTACTCGTATAGCTGTTACtgtagttataacttataaataacaataatataattttagattctgaacgaagtgatgaatgtattgattttacaatgatgtgtgtttttttttttttttttgtgtctgtgtacagcataactagtcgaaataatgctccaatttcaaactgtgagggtggtttccgatgtaaaagtgatccttggtgcattatagaggtaaaaagttaacattttccaatagttttcaaaaaaaatccagaaaaacaaaaaaaaatgatgaaaaaatgtttacgtaaaaccagttttcgaccaaatcgatttttttttatggttgtaattcaaaaactaatcactgaaaatacttgaaattttcaccaaatgttaatgtcagtggtatctgtatatagttaaattttcaaaaaattttgactttttttgagttatttatagaccactgaaattttcgatttttttgagaatttttttttaaagtgtcgataaaaaatttttggatgaccaaaaagttttgaaaatttaatacaaggttccttatgaaatgtttttaatgtagctaaaaaaaattaaaaatcgttagtcacaatttttttttataagcgtttttagttcaaatttttacgaaatctgtcgaaaacgcgaaaatttgcaagtaattttgaagttgaaaaatcataaaatttttttcttttataactaagttttgaaaatttggtacaaggttctccatacatttttcttcaaatatctgtaaaaaaaactctaccggattcagacaaaaaatttttatgagtgtttgaaatttaaatttttacaaaactgcgctaaataacggtttttgatatttgttataattcaaaaagtataagtcgtagatacttgaaaattttaccagttatttagattggcattttatttacttgatttaattttcaaaatattttgagtttttttgagctatttatagacaactgaaattttcaatttttctgaaaattgtttttttatgtgtcgataaaatctttttggccctatcaaaatacttgaaaatttaatgcaaagttcctcataagttattattatagtgattgaaaaattataagaatacataggcacaattttttttattagcatttgaagttcaattaatattgacaaaaattcgtcaaaaccatgaatatttgcaaattattttgtaggtatatttcataaaaatttttgtataagtagctaagagttgaaaatttaatacaaggtttttcataagtttaacttacaattattataaaagaacttaagttttgttgtattcaggccattaaaacataaaccacctttttcaccaaccactagaaattatatcctaggctgacaaatcatcttcgttcagaatcgtttttcgtatacaatgataactatcattggattcaaatttaacactcctataatatataataatgatccatacggcacctaatgtacagcagagcggttatttttattttattattattattttttttttttcattgaaattgttttgtcgaaataaaatatattttgggcaataaattataaatttccaaCTCCAACCGATGTGATTATGGGCAACTTTACTATGGACTAGACATTTCAATGCAATAATTGAAATAGCACAATGTATacgtaagtattattaataatgttatactctTTTAGGTTAGAACTTTATTGGTATATATTGAGAGTTACAATTTTTGACACATTTGTCTTTGACTtactaattaacataatacaccTACATTTTTAGGTCCTATAGCCCTGAGGAAGCAGATTCAAAAAAGTGTACTTATTTATTGGTGCATGTCTTATTTATTGGTGCATGTCTGCATACGTTATGCTGGCTAACATATCTGCCTACTTCAACCAGCAACTCATTCACAACCAACTAGTCAACGTATAATAAGAACAGGtactataacattttgtaatttttataggtagaatttttttttttaatgatccaTGATGAATGTAGGTAGATAGGtaggatgtaaaaaaaaactaaaacgatttttttttctttttttattcaaaattaatgagTTCGCCGTCTTCCTCCTCCTCCACCTCCATTTCATTGTCTGTTTTGTTCTACAAcagaattagataatattttgtatttactatagttttatgaatAGTGTATATGTGATAGGCATATAGTCAAATCaggcattttattaaattacatttttatataatttcactaTCATcactaatggtttttttttatacaatatataaattaattagtacctaataattaatagaaaatatcgttatattttttaatttcttaaaatcatCAACTAAATGTCTAGACTGGTagtgaaattgaataaaaaatgaacttatttgattatttgtcaTTTAGTAAAATGCCTAGTTTgactataacatatatttaataaacttattcttCAGTGTATACACATATTCTTTAGTGGTACACTATTCAGGTGTTTGAAGTTGATAGTTatcctactttttttttttttttttatgaacatcagtgatattcagaattttttttgggAGAGAGGGTGGTTGTTTAGTTacactacaaaaaaaatccttaataaatacacatttaatgtTTGGTTGCAAATATTTGAGAGTCTGAATGTAGTggaatgtattttgatattgtgtGATTATGAAAACCAAAAGTGAgccattttagttatttcaatCATGGGCGTCCATAGGTAACattttagggggggggggggtgtcaaaataaaaaaaattctcaaatgtaagttaataaagataataataatattatggtaatatttattgagctacaagtccataacattttttgtccAGGGGGGCAAGTGTCCTATcttgccccccccccctaatGGGCGCCCATGATTTCATTTGAATtgcaatatcaataattgcactatcatatacctattatttaattaactatagagtaatttaatatttcctgAAGTTTGAACTTTTCTCTTGGATATTCcactgataaataaattaaatgaagacatggtttgattataattaacaggaacttagtattgttattatcattattatcattatttatatttatctatattgtgTTATGTTTTGATAGTAGTTAGTTAGTTATGCCCCGTCGGTCGTGACGTGTGGTCATGTAGAATTGTAGTGAAAGTGTTATGTGTACCTTCTCTTAAATAAAGATTAATGAGGATTAAGAACAGTGTTGTTAATATTCAGAAGTGGGATGAACAAACGAGCAATTAATGAACGACGATTTAAGAACAAATATGCCGAACAACGAACATAACGTCCATAAAGATCAATCGAGTTCACAAGAGTCATGTGCTTTGTACAACGAAAAGCTGGATATAGGAAGTACTCATAACCtacaaaaatcacaaaatgaAGAACCGAACAAAATCGCCGACCACAATTATGCCGCCAAAAGTAACAACCAAACACCCAAGGATAAAACAGTGTTACCAACCCAGTCCGTAATTGCTAGCGGTTTAGATCCGATGATAAAGGCACTACTGGAACAGAATCAAGCATTGATAAACGGTTTGCTTACAAACGAGAGATATCGAGATCGGTCGTCGACACCGTCGGAAAGTTCGGAGTATCTCGTTATGCCAAATTTCCTCAACACGTTACCGGAATTTGATGGTCGAGGTAATAGTCAAACCGCAGAAGATTGGTTGGCAGCTATCGAAGGTGTCGCGAAGTTACATCGATGGCCAGACGCGTTCAGAATTGAAACTGCGCGTTCGCGAATGATCGGACCAGCGAACAATTGGTTTACCGGTAGGAAATTTACAAATTGGGACGAATTCATAATTCAgtttaaacatacatttgtCGGTTCGAAACTGAATGTAGTCGAACGTATGAAAAACATGCTGAATCATGTACAAGGTGAATCGGAAATGGTAGCCGATTATTTTCACCATAAAGCTAGATTATGTCGCGAATTAGAATTGCCGTTTGATGAGACGAAACAGCAGATTGTCGCCGGCTTAAGGTCGCgagatttatgttattatttattagctcgACATCATATTGATGAAGACAGCCTTTGTCATGATTTGACGTCGTTTGCTCAGATTAATGATGCCCGTTcgcagtattttaaaaaagataagCCACAACGTCCAAACAGCGACAAAGTAAGTCATGTTACGTCTGGTACAATAAAGTCTCAAACGCCTACCGTGTTTAAAGACAACAAGAAGTTTACCAAATTACCGCCGCGCAATGACAAAGACGAGCCACTCTGTTTCAACTGCTCAACGTATGGGCATGTATCGAGATACTGCACAAAACCAAAAAAGACGAAGTGCGAAAAATGTGGGAAATATGGTCATGAAAAAAACGCTTGTTTTACAAATACACAAGTTGTGTCCTTAGTGAGTTTGATACCAAACACAATTAacgaaaagtatttttttgatgCCTTAGTTAACGACAAACCAGTTCAAGCATACGTAGATACTGGGAGTCAACTATGTCTTATGCGAAAAAGTGATGCTATAGCAATGGGATTATCGATCGAACCAATACCAAATACAGTTGAAGTCCGAGGCTACGGTGAGGGTAGATTGGTACCTTTAGGCGTCGTCTCAGTGAAATTACAAGTTGACTGCGCTACTTCTCAAGTACTAATTTATATCGTATCAGATGACGCACAGACCATAGCACTTATAGTTGGGCAACCATTCACTGAACAATCGCACATTGTACTAGTCAAAAGGGGAGACGTTGTACGAATATATGAAGACACTAAAGAAGGAAACGATGTATTTGATATGGATATCCCAGAACTGCCACCTAGAGTAATTAGTTTGTGAGCTAAACAAACAGAAGTGATTTCATCGAAGCATGTTGGAGTTATTGAGGTGCAGTCTGATGGAAAATCATTGGATTTATTTGTTAACGCACAAATAAGAGATGACCGCTGTATTCCAAGTTGTTTTATAACTACGGATAACCAGGGTAAAGCACGGTTGCCTATTATTAATCTTTCTACGACTGACGTCCATGTAAAAGAAAATGAGAGAATAAGCAGAGTTATACCATGTACAGAGATAGCAGAAACCCAGTGCGAACAATCAGACTTCGAAGTAGAATCTATTAAACATGGTGACCAACTGTCAACTGAAGATAAACTGGCATTACAGAcactaataaacaaatatcgaAACTGTTTTGCTACCCAAATGAGTGAACTGGGTAAAGTAATAAGTACTGAATGCGATATAATAACTGTTACCAGCGAACCAGTTACTTTCCGTCCCTATCGGTTAAGCGAATCAGAACGAAGAACAGTGAGAGAAATGGTTGAAGACTTGAAGGGATGTGGTATAATAACGGATTCCAATTCTCCATATGCATCTCCAATCCTATTAGTCAAAAAGAAAGACGGCGGAAGTAGATTCTGTGTAGATTACCGGGCACTGAACAAAATAACGGTGAAGGACCGTTACCCGTTACCTCTGATAGAAGAACAAATTGGCCGCTTATCaggtatgaaattatatactaacttAGACATGTACTCCGGTTATTATCAGATACC
Protein-coding regions in this window:
- the LOC126551181 gene encoding uncharacterized protein LOC126551181, yielding MNDDLRTNMPNNEHNVHKDQSSSQESCALYNEKLDIGSTHNLQKSQNEEPNKIADHNYAAKSNNQTPKDKTVLPTQSVIASGLDPMIKALLEQNQALINGLLTNERYRDRSSTPSESSEYLVMPNFLNTLPEFDGRGNSQTAEDWLAAIEGVAKLHRWPDAFRIETARSRMIGPANNWFTGRKFTNWDEFIIQFKHTFVGSKLNVVERMKNMLNHVQGESEMVADYFHHKARLCRELELPFDETKQQIVAGLRSRDLCYYLLARHHIDEDSLCHDLTSFAQINDARSQYFKKDKPQRPNSDKVSHVTSGTIKSQTPTVFKDNKKFTKLPPRNDKDEPLCFNCSTYGHVSRYCTKPKKTKCEKCGKYGHEKNACFTNTQVVSLVSLIPNTINEKYFFDALVNDKPVQAYVDTGSQLCLMRKSDAIAMGLSIEPIPNTVEVRGYGEGRLVPLGVVSVKLQVDCATSQVLIYIVSDDAQTIALIVGQPFTEQSHIVLVKRGDVVRIYEDTKEGNDVFDMDIPELPPRVISL